One window from the genome of Mycolicibacterium gadium encodes:
- a CDS encoding WXG100 family type VII secretion target has translation MNSGGAQVWQFGAIEGGAGEIGGVVNRVEGLLKEGAASLATLQSVWGGSGSEAYLAVQTRWDNASTELNLALQQLGHTISEAGINMAQTEAAVTGRFA, from the coding sequence ATGAATTCTGGTGGAGCGCAGGTATGGCAATTCGGCGCAATTGAGGGCGGGGCCGGTGAGATCGGCGGCGTCGTCAATCGAGTGGAGGGGCTACTCAAAGAGGGTGCGGCGTCGCTGGCGACGCTCCAGTCGGTCTGGGGCGGCAGCGGCTCCGAGGCATACCTTGCCGTGCAGACGCGCTGGGACAACGCTTCTACTGAGTTGAACCTGGCACTTCAACAGCTGGGCCACACCATCAGTGAGGCTGGCATCAACATGGCCCAAACCGAAGCGGCCGTTACCGGAAGGTTCGCCTAG
- a CDS encoding WXG100 family type VII secretion target, with protein sequence MAGMETDAAVLAKEASNFERISGELQAIMGAVDATAAGLKPAWQGDSGGAAQLAIARYQEAAQTQRTLLDEISMNIHGSGTDYTATDTDQASAVQAAMKDMGI encoded by the coding sequence ATGGCAGGAATGGAAACCGATGCTGCTGTCCTCGCCAAAGAGGCCAGCAACTTCGAACGAATCTCGGGTGAGCTTCAGGCCATCATGGGTGCGGTCGACGCCACCGCGGCCGGCCTCAAGCCGGCGTGGCAGGGCGATTCAGGTGGTGCCGCCCAGTTGGCGATCGCCCGCTACCAGGAGGCGGCCCAGACCCAGCGCACGTTGCTGGACGAAATCAGCATGAATATCCACGGTTCGGGCACGGACTACACGGCCACTGACACCGATCAAGCCTCGGCGGTGCAGGCCGCAATGAAAGACATGGGCATCTGA
- a CDS encoding PPE family protein, whose product MEWHGMPPEVNTARLMLGAGPAPMLQAAAGWEALAISLETQADELATSLAALTSVWSGSASERAVASTMPMVTWLRTVSAQAMKRAMQAIAQANAYTAAMATTPPLAEIEQNHVTHAVLEATNFFWVNTIPIALNEIDYFVRMWNQAAGAMDVYQAETLLNLMFEIIAPPKPIVMPGVGESGAAAALASAAAMAPAAAVRNAAIAQVSAQGKAESVRQNAGNAAALGNMAAQRAQGQVQKADTAAPQAQQMQQGMQMGMQMASQIGSAVGQIPQQASQMVMQPMQQLTQPLQQVTSMFSSMGGADKAQIGLIGASPLSNHPLAGGSGAGSGAGLVRAASLPGAGGSAPRTPLLANLIGETKPLVAAGAAAGAGGMGLAPVGAGGGVGPMHGMGQRGKSGGSKQGLTAPSVLPQDLNEDEEDDW is encoded by the coding sequence ATGGAGTGGCATGGAATGCCGCCGGAGGTGAACACTGCGCGGTTGATGCTGGGTGCCGGACCGGCGCCCATGCTGCAGGCTGCCGCGGGGTGGGAAGCTCTGGCGATATCCCTCGAGACTCAGGCCGATGAACTGGCCACGAGTCTGGCTGCCCTGACATCGGTGTGGAGTGGTTCAGCGAGTGAGCGGGCGGTTGCCTCGACCATGCCGATGGTCACCTGGCTGCGTACGGTGTCCGCTCAGGCGATGAAACGGGCGATGCAGGCCATTGCGCAGGCCAACGCGTATACCGCCGCAATGGCGACCACGCCTCCGCTGGCGGAGATCGAGCAGAACCACGTCACACACGCGGTGCTGGAGGCGACCAACTTTTTCTGGGTCAACACCATCCCGATCGCATTGAACGAGATCGATTACTTCGTGCGGATGTGGAATCAGGCTGCCGGGGCGATGGACGTCTACCAGGCCGAAACGCTGCTGAACTTGATGTTCGAGATCATCGCGCCGCCGAAGCCGATCGTGATGCCCGGCGTCGGCGAGAGTGGGGCGGCCGCAGCGCTTGCGTCGGCGGCGGCCATGGCGCCCGCGGCGGCGGTTCGCAACGCGGCTATCGCACAGGTCAGCGCGCAGGGCAAGGCGGAGTCGGTACGGCAAAACGCGGGGAATGCGGCCGCCCTGGGCAACATGGCCGCCCAGCGTGCCCAAGGCCAGGTGCAGAAGGCCGACACTGCCGCACCCCAGGCCCAGCAGATGCAGCAGGGCATGCAGATGGGCATGCAGATGGCGTCGCAAATCGGATCGGCTGTCGGTCAGATTCCGCAGCAGGCCAGCCAGATGGTCATGCAACCGATGCAGCAGCTGACGCAGCCGCTGCAGCAGGTGACTTCGATGTTCAGCAGCATGGGCGGCGCTGACAAGGCCCAGATCGGCCTGATCGGTGCCAGTCCGCTGTCCAACCATCCATTGGCCGGCGGCTCCGGCGCCGGGTCGGGAGCCGGGCTGGTGCGCGCGGCGTCGTTGCCGGGTGCAGGAGGCTCCGCGCCCCGAACCCCCTTGTTGGCCAACCTGATCGGCGAGACCAAGCCCCTGGTGGCGGCCGGTGCCGCCGCGGGTGCGGGTGGTATGGGTCTGGCGCCCGTCGGCGCGGGCGGTGGCGTGGGACCGATGCACGGCATGGGCCAACGCGGTAAGAGCGGCGGGTCCAAGCAGGGGTTGACGGCACCCTCCGTGCTGCCCCAAGACCTCAACGAAGACGAAGAAGACGACTGGTAA
- a CDS encoding PE family protein, whose protein sequence is MQPLEHNPAAVGIGAQVVANGVRGLAAGTVASAAVTALVPAGADEVSAQAAAVFAKEGVEALALNTFAQEELSRAGAAYVEIAGTYAAVDAANAATF, encoded by the coding sequence ATGCAACCTTTGGAGCACAACCCGGCAGCGGTCGGGATCGGCGCACAGGTAGTCGCAAACGGCGTTCGCGGCTTGGCCGCCGGCACCGTCGCCTCCGCTGCTGTGACCGCGCTGGTGCCCGCCGGTGCCGACGAGGTTTCTGCCCAGGCGGCCGCGGTATTCGCCAAGGAGGGCGTCGAGGCCCTGGCGTTGAATACGTTTGCTCAGGAAGAGCTGTCCCGCGCCGGCGCGGCATACGTGGAGATCGCAGGGACCTACGCGGCGGTCGACGCCGCCAACGCCGCGACCTTCTGA
- the eccCb gene encoding type VII secretion protein EccCb: MSVESEQRVLREVIIDQLDIGETRAYRMWLPPLSDPTPVNELIERDHQWRPLRFGLGIMDEPRRHRQEVWGVDVSAAGGNIAVGGAPQTGKSTFLQTLVLSAAATHTPRQVQFYCIDLGGGGLMYLEDLPHVGGVATRSEPDKVNRVVAEMKAVLRQREALFKQLRVGSMAAYRQMREDPNHPAAVDPFGDVFMVIDGWPAFVAEFPDLEPTVQDLAGQGLQFGVHTVISTPRWTELKSRIRDYLGTKIEFRLGDVNETQIDRITREIPQNRPGRAISEEKHHLMMGVPRLDGVHSADELVTAMSNAVEVISGQNTEQAPKVRVLPERIYLNELDPNPPGPESDYRTRWTVPLGVREADLTVAYNSMHLTPHLLIFGAPKSGKTRIAHAVAQAICKRNDPSQVRFMLADYRSGLLDAVPDSHLLNVGAVNRNQAALEVSIQALAGNLQKRMPPPDLTTSQLRSRSWWEGPDVVLLVDDWHMIVAASGMVSPMAPLSPLLPAAADIGLHIIVTCQMSQAHRATMDKFVGAAYGAGTPTLFLSGEKVDFPSREIKVQRRPPGQAFLVSPDAKEVIQAAYVDPPEEEVF; this comes from the coding sequence ATGAGCGTCGAATCGGAACAGCGCGTATTGCGCGAAGTCATCATCGACCAGCTGGACATCGGCGAGACCCGTGCCTACCGGATGTGGTTGCCGCCGTTGTCTGATCCGACTCCGGTGAACGAGCTCATCGAACGCGATCATCAGTGGCGGCCGCTGCGATTCGGCCTGGGAATCATGGACGAGCCGCGACGGCACCGCCAGGAGGTTTGGGGCGTCGACGTCTCGGCGGCCGGCGGCAACATCGCCGTCGGAGGCGCACCGCAGACCGGCAAGTCCACGTTCCTGCAGACACTCGTGCTCTCCGCGGCGGCCACGCATACTCCGCGCCAGGTGCAGTTCTATTGCATCGACCTCGGCGGCGGCGGTCTGATGTACCTCGAAGACCTGCCGCACGTCGGCGGTGTGGCGACGCGTTCGGAACCAGACAAAGTGAACCGCGTCGTCGCCGAAATGAAAGCCGTTCTGCGCCAACGAGAGGCGCTGTTCAAGCAGCTGCGCGTGGGGTCCATGGCGGCCTACCGGCAGATGCGTGAAGATCCCAACCACCCCGCCGCCGTCGACCCGTTCGGCGACGTGTTCATGGTCATCGACGGTTGGCCTGCATTCGTCGCAGAGTTCCCCGACCTGGAGCCCACGGTTCAGGATCTCGCGGGGCAGGGCTTGCAGTTCGGGGTGCACACAGTGATTTCCACGCCGCGGTGGACCGAGCTGAAATCACGTATTCGTGATTACCTCGGCACCAAGATCGAATTCCGCCTCGGCGATGTGAACGAAACCCAGATCGACCGCATCACCCGCGAGATCCCGCAGAACCGGCCGGGTCGCGCGATCTCGGAGGAGAAGCATCACTTGATGATGGGCGTCCCCCGGCTCGACGGTGTGCACAGTGCCGACGAACTCGTCACCGCGATGTCGAACGCGGTGGAGGTGATCAGCGGGCAGAACACCGAGCAGGCGCCGAAGGTCCGCGTGCTGCCGGAGCGCATCTACCTGAACGAGCTGGACCCGAACCCACCCGGACCCGAAAGCGACTACCGCACGCGGTGGACGGTGCCGCTGGGTGTGCGCGAGGCGGACCTCACGGTGGCGTACAACTCCATGCACCTGACACCGCACCTGCTGATCTTTGGGGCGCCCAAGTCGGGCAAGACCCGGATCGCGCATGCGGTGGCGCAGGCCATCTGCAAGCGCAACGACCCCTCTCAGGTGCGATTCATGTTGGCCGACTATCGCTCGGGGCTGCTCGACGCGGTGCCGGATAGCCATCTGCTCAATGTCGGGGCGGTGAACCGCAACCAGGCAGCGCTGGAAGTATCGATCCAGGCACTCGCGGGCAACCTGCAGAAGCGAATGCCCCCACCGGACCTGACCACTTCCCAGTTACGGTCGCGGTCTTGGTGGGAGGGCCCGGACGTGGTGCTGCTGGTTGACGACTGGCACATGATCGTCGCGGCCAGCGGGATGGTTTCCCCGATGGCACCATTGTCTCCGTTGCTGCCCGCAGCCGCGGACATCGGCCTGCATATCATCGTGACCTGCCAGATGAGTCAGGCGCATCGGGCCACGATGGACAAGTTCGTGGGTGCCGCCTACGGCGCCGGTACCCCTACGTTGTTTCTGTCCGGGGAGAAGGTGGACTTCCCCTCACGCGAGATCAAGGTGCAGCGGCGGCCTCCTGGCCAGGCGTTTCTGGTCTCACCGGATGCCAAGGAGGTCATCCAGGCCGCATATGTGGATCCACCGGAAGAAGAAGTGTTCTGA
- the eccCa gene encoding type VII secretion protein EccCa has product MTTKKFTPIIKRGPRLTPGEINVTPPDDLGVEIPPSGIQKALPWVMGGGMLGMIAIMIFTGIRQLSPYMLMMPLMMVMATVGFMAGGGPGGKKVPEINADRKEYLRYLAGLRTRVTSSAAAQVTFFNYHAPHPDDLLSIIGTNRQWSRPTNADFFSAVRIGLGTEPAVDRLLKPTVGGELAGPQGAPAPHLEPVSHMWVTKFLRTHGLIHDCPKLVQLRTFPTIAVGGDPDRAAGLLTAMICHLAVFHPPDLMQIRVLTDNPEDPNWVWLKWLPHVQHQTDTDAAGPTRLVFTRPDGLSDLTARGPHTPDATPSGPYVVVVDLSGGRAGFPIDGRAGVTVLTLGNHRGSAYRIRVDADGTADDRLPNQTFRLLTSATDRMTPEHANRIARKLAGWSITGTIIDKSVRVQKKVATEWHQLVGAHTIEEVTPNRWRMFTDTDRDRLRIPFGHELKTGDIMYLDIKEGAEFGAGPHGMLIGTTGSGKSEFLRTLILSLAATHHPDQVNLLLTDFKGGSTFLGMERLPHTAAVVTNMEEEAELVSRMGEVLTGELDRRQSILRQAGIQVGAAGALSGVAEYEKHRERGADLPPLPTLFVVVDEFAELLQNHPDFIGLFDRICRVGRSLRVHLLLATQSLNTGGVRIDKLEPNLTYRIALRTTSSAESKAVIGTPEAQYITNKESGVGFLRVGMEDPVKFHSVYTGVNYVPTTTVQDNGEVKPRVQSADRIRIRQFTAAPIFDTAVST; this is encoded by the coding sequence GTGACCACGAAGAAGTTCACGCCGATCATCAAGCGCGGGCCGCGGCTGACGCCGGGTGAGATCAACGTGACTCCCCCCGACGACCTCGGGGTCGAGATTCCGCCGTCGGGCATCCAGAAGGCGCTGCCGTGGGTCATGGGCGGCGGCATGCTCGGGATGATCGCGATCATGATCTTCACCGGTATCCGGCAGCTGTCGCCCTACATGCTGATGATGCCGCTGATGATGGTGATGGCCACCGTCGGCTTCATGGCCGGTGGCGGTCCAGGCGGCAAGAAGGTGCCCGAGATCAACGCCGACCGTAAGGAGTATCTGCGCTACCTCGCGGGTCTCCGCACGCGGGTGACGTCGTCGGCGGCCGCCCAGGTGACGTTTTTCAATTACCACGCACCGCATCCCGACGATCTGCTGTCGATCATCGGGACCAACCGGCAGTGGTCGCGTCCCACGAACGCCGACTTCTTCTCGGCGGTGCGCATCGGCTTGGGGACCGAGCCCGCGGTCGACCGATTGCTGAAACCCACCGTCGGCGGCGAGCTGGCCGGACCGCAGGGCGCCCCGGCACCGCATCTGGAACCGGTCAGTCACATGTGGGTCACCAAGTTCCTGCGCACCCATGGGTTGATCCACGATTGCCCGAAACTGGTGCAGCTGCGCACCTTTCCGACCATTGCGGTCGGCGGCGATCCGGACCGAGCCGCGGGTCTGCTCACGGCGATGATCTGCCATCTCGCGGTGTTCCATCCGCCGGACCTGATGCAGATCCGGGTGCTCACCGACAATCCGGAAGACCCGAATTGGGTCTGGCTCAAATGGCTTCCGCACGTGCAGCACCAGACGGACACCGACGCCGCGGGTCCGACGCGGCTGGTGTTCACGCGACCCGACGGGTTGAGCGACTTGACGGCCCGCGGCCCGCACACGCCCGACGCCACCCCCAGCGGACCGTACGTCGTCGTCGTCGACCTTTCGGGCGGCAGGGCCGGCTTCCCGATTGACGGCCGGGCCGGCGTCACCGTTCTCACGCTCGGCAACCACCGCGGCTCGGCCTACCGAATTCGCGTCGACGCCGACGGCACGGCCGACGACCGGCTCCCCAACCAGACGTTCCGGTTACTCACCTCGGCGACCGACAGAATGACTCCGGAGCATGCGAACCGCATCGCGCGCAAGCTCGCCGGATGGTCCATCACGGGCACCATCATCGACAAGAGCGTGCGTGTGCAGAAGAAGGTCGCCACCGAATGGCACCAGCTCGTCGGCGCGCACACGATCGAAGAGGTGACGCCCAACCGGTGGCGAATGTTCACCGACACCGACCGGGACCGGCTGCGTATCCCGTTTGGGCACGAACTGAAGACCGGCGACATCATGTATCTCGACATCAAGGAAGGCGCGGAGTTCGGCGCTGGGCCGCACGGGATGCTGATCGGCACAACGGGTTCCGGTAAGTCGGAGTTTCTGCGCACGCTGATCCTGTCGTTGGCCGCCACCCATCACCCCGACCAGGTCAACCTGCTGCTCACCGACTTCAAGGGCGGATCGACGTTCCTCGGTATGGAGCGGCTGCCGCACACCGCCGCCGTCGTCACCAACATGGAGGAAGAGGCCGAACTCGTCAGCCGTATGGGTGAGGTGCTCACCGGTGAGCTGGACCGCAGGCAGTCGATCCTGCGGCAAGCCGGCATCCAGGTCGGCGCAGCGGGCGCGTTGTCGGGTGTCGCCGAGTACGAGAAGCACCGGGAACGCGGCGCTGACTTGCCACCGCTGCCAACCCTTTTCGTGGTCGTCGACGAGTTCGCCGAACTGTTGCAGAACCACCCCGACTTCATCGGATTGTTCGACCGGATCTGTCGTGTCGGTCGGTCGCTGCGGGTGCATCTGCTGCTCGCGACGCAGTCGCTCAACACAGGCGGCGTGCGTATCGACAAGCTCGAACCCAACCTCACGTACCGCATCGCGCTGCGCACCACGAGTTCGGCCGAATCCAAGGCCGTGATCGGAACGCCTGAGGCGCAATACATCACGAACAAGGAGAGCGGCGTCGGGTTCCTACGGGTCGGCATGGAAGACCCCGTCAAATTCCACAGTGTGTACACCGGCGTCAACTACGTGCCGACCACAACCGTGCAGGACAACGGAGAAGTCAAGCCGCGTGTTCAGAGCGCAGACCGGATTCGCATCCGCCAGTTCACCGCGGCGCCGATCTTCGATACGGCGGTGAGCACATGA
- the eccB gene encoding type VII secretion protein EccB, giving the protein MASFRLTTKVQVSGWRFLLRRVEHAIVRRDTRMFDDPLQFYSRAVSAGIVIAVLICLGAALLAYFKPLGKRGSDTLLVDRTTNQLYVVIPGSDQLRPVYNLTSARLVLGNAGTPVAVKSDELDRMHKGQPIGIPGAPYATPVGGASSTWTLCDTVTKPESVAPNIETSVVVQPLYLDSSVGPMRPDEGLLVSYENDNWLVTETGRHAIDLSDRAVTSAVGIPVTSKATPISEGVFNALPNAGPLRLPAIARFGEPNTVGLPPNLVIGSVFMALTEDGEQHFVVLPDGVARINGTTAAALRATNSFGLVTPPSVEASTVAKIAEQIYGSPLPDEPLEILLREDAPTLCWSWQREPGDQAPKTTIIAGRHLPIASSAMNTGIDQIGGDAKVYLDGGKYLRLQSPDPRYGESLYYIDPQGVRYGLPDEQTGGTIGLSAPVTAPWQVVSLLVDGPVLSKQAALIEHDTLPPNPNPRKVPDGTSAGAQPVNANTGGGR; this is encoded by the coding sequence ATGGCGAGTTTCCGGCTTACCACCAAGGTGCAGGTCAGCGGCTGGCGTTTCCTGCTGCGCAGGGTCGAGCACGCGATTGTGCGACGGGACACCCGCATGTTCGACGACCCGCTGCAGTTCTACAGCCGCGCGGTTTCGGCAGGCATCGTGATCGCCGTCCTGATCTGCCTGGGCGCGGCGCTGCTGGCTTACTTCAAGCCGCTTGGAAAGCGGGGCAGTGACACACTTCTCGTCGACCGCACCACCAACCAGCTCTACGTCGTCATCCCCGGCTCCGATCAGTTGCGGCCCGTCTACAACCTGACGTCGGCGCGACTGGTGCTGGGCAACGCCGGGACCCCGGTCGCGGTGAAGTCAGACGAGCTGGACCGGATGCACAAGGGGCAGCCGATCGGCATTCCCGGTGCGCCCTATGCCACGCCGGTCGGCGGCGCCAGTTCGACCTGGACGTTGTGCGATACCGTGACCAAGCCCGAAAGCGTCGCACCGAACATCGAGACATCGGTTGTCGTGCAACCGCTTTACCTCGACTCTTCGGTCGGCCCGATGCGCCCCGACGAGGGCCTGCTGGTGTCCTACGAGAACGACAACTGGCTGGTGACCGAGACTGGGCGGCACGCCATCGACCTGTCCGACCGCGCGGTGACGTCGGCGGTGGGCATCCCCGTCACCTCCAAGGCGACGCCGATCTCGGAGGGCGTCTTCAACGCGCTGCCCAACGCCGGGCCATTGCGGCTGCCTGCGATCGCGCGCTTTGGCGAACCCAATACCGTTGGCCTGCCGCCGAATCTGGTGATCGGATCGGTGTTCATGGCGCTCACCGAAGACGGAGAACAACATTTCGTGGTTCTGCCCGACGGCGTGGCTCGGATCAACGGCACCACTGCGGCGGCATTGCGCGCCACCAATTCGTTCGGCCTGGTGACACCGCCGTCCGTCGAGGCCAGCACGGTCGCCAAGATCGCCGAGCAGATATACGGCTCACCGCTTCCGGACGAGCCGCTGGAGATCTTGTTGCGCGAGGATGCGCCGACGCTGTGCTGGTCGTGGCAGCGCGAGCCAGGGGATCAGGCGCCGAAAACGACCATCATCGCGGGGCGTCACCTGCCGATCGCGTCGTCGGCGATGAACACCGGTATCGACCAGATCGGCGGCGACGCAAAGGTTTATTTGGACGGGGGCAAGTACCTCCGGCTGCAATCGCCGGACCCACGCTACGGAGAGAGCCTCTATTACATCGATCCGCAGGGTGTGCGTTATGGCCTGCCCGACGAGCAGACGGGCGGCACCATCGGCCTCAGCGCACCGGTGACCGCGCCGTGGCAGGTGGTCAGCCTGCTGGTCGACGGCCCGGTGCTGTCCAAGCAGGCGGCGCTGATCGAGCACGACACCCTGCCGCCGAACCCCAACCCGCGCAAGGTCCCAGACGGCACCAGCGCCGGGGCGCAACCCGTGAACGCGAACACCGGAGGTGGCCGGTGA
- the eccA gene encoding type VII secretion AAA-ATPase EccA has protein sequence MTEHLTNLFGSAVGMLPSSPARSFEIFSEITAMDETACDAWVGRIRCGDADRVTLFRAWYSRANFGQLAGSAEISMNSINARVPIGGQFGDITYPINSPLAITMGFAVHEAAVGNYADAMEALEDVPSNGAEHLVSWVKAVIYGAAGRWTDVIDEVKGAGAWPDKFLAAAAGVVHGVAAANLGLFTEAERRLTESNSSPAGEACAPAIAWYLAMTRRGQGNEESAMGLLEWLQATHPEPKVAAALKDPNFRLEVTTAEKIAARKDPWDAASVEADNSGREKLLAEAEAELDRQIGLTRVKEQIEAYRAATQMAKIRAARGMKVAQASKHMIFAGPPGTGKTTIARVVANILAGLGVIGEPKLVESSRKDFVAEYEGQSAVKTSRTIDRAIGGVLFIDEAYTLVQERDGRADPFGTEALDTLLARMENDRDRLVVIIAGYSNDIDRLLESNDGLRSRFATRIEFDSYLPSEIVDIAKVIAQNNDSSLDDEAAKRVLEAATLLSQRALNGKPALDIAGNGRYARQLVEAGEQNRDMRLARSLDFESLGVDELSQINGDDMAAAIAGVHARLSIGE, from the coding sequence ATGACTGAGCACCTCACCAATCTCTTCGGCAGCGCGGTCGGGATGCTACCCAGCTCGCCGGCGCGGTCGTTCGAAATCTTCTCCGAGATCACCGCGATGGACGAAACCGCTTGCGACGCATGGGTGGGGCGGATCCGCTGCGGTGACGCCGACCGGGTGACGCTGTTCCGCGCCTGGTATTCCCGGGCGAACTTCGGGCAGCTGGCCGGATCCGCCGAGATCTCGATGAACAGCATCAACGCCCGGGTGCCGATCGGCGGCCAGTTCGGCGACATCACCTATCCGATCAACTCGCCGCTGGCCATCACGATGGGCTTCGCCGTCCACGAGGCTGCGGTCGGCAACTACGCCGATGCCATGGAGGCGCTGGAAGACGTTCCGTCAAACGGCGCAGAGCATTTGGTGTCGTGGGTGAAGGCGGTGATCTACGGCGCGGCCGGGCGCTGGACCGACGTCATCGACGAGGTCAAGGGTGCCGGTGCGTGGCCGGACAAGTTCCTCGCGGCCGCCGCCGGTGTCGTCCACGGCGTGGCCGCCGCCAACCTGGGTCTGTTCACCGAGGCCGAACGACGTCTGACCGAGTCGAACTCGTCTCCTGCCGGTGAGGCATGTGCGCCCGCCATTGCGTGGTACCTCGCGATGACGCGACGGGGGCAGGGCAACGAAGAGTCGGCAATGGGACTGCTCGAGTGGCTGCAGGCAACGCACCCAGAGCCGAAAGTCGCCGCGGCGCTCAAGGATCCGAACTTTCGGCTGGAGGTCACTACCGCCGAGAAGATCGCGGCACGCAAGGATCCGTGGGACGCGGCCAGCGTCGAGGCGGACAACTCGGGCCGTGAGAAGCTGCTCGCCGAAGCAGAGGCCGAGCTGGACCGGCAGATCGGGCTCACCCGCGTCAAGGAGCAGATCGAGGCGTATCGCGCGGCGACGCAGATGGCCAAGATCCGGGCAGCGCGCGGCATGAAGGTCGCGCAGGCGTCCAAGCACATGATCTTCGCGGGCCCGCCCGGTACCGGTAAGACGACCATCGCCCGCGTGGTGGCCAACATCCTGGCCGGGCTCGGCGTCATCGGCGAACCCAAGTTGGTCGAGTCCTCCCGCAAGGATTTCGTCGCCGAATACGAGGGTCAGTCCGCGGTGAAGACCAGCCGCACCATCGACCGCGCGATCGGCGGCGTGCTGTTCATCGACGAGGCGTACACGCTCGTGCAGGAGCGGGACGGCCGGGCGGACCCGTTCGGCACCGAAGCGCTGGACACGCTGCTGGCCCGTATGGAGAACGACCGCGATCGGCTGGTCGTGATCATCGCCGGATACAGCAACGACATCGATCGGCTGCTCGAATCCAACGACGGTCTACGCTCGCGCTTCGCGACACGCATCGAGTTCGACTCCTACCTGCCGAGCGAAATCGTGGATATCGCGAAAGTGATTGCCCAGAACAACGATTCGAGTCTCGACGACGAGGCAGCCAAGCGTGTGCTCGAAGCCGCGACGCTACTGAGCCAGCGGGCGCTCAACGGTAAGCCGGCGCTGGACATCGCGGGCAACGGGCGCTACGCCCGCCAGCTGGTCGAGGCCGGTGAGCAGAACCGCGACATGCGCCTGGCCCGGTCGTTGGACTTCGAGAGCCTCGGGGTCGACGAGCTGAGCCAGATCAACGGCGATGACATGGCGGCCGCCATCGCCGGTGTACATGCACGATTGAGTATCGGCGAGTAA
- a CDS encoding YbaB/EbfC family DNA-binding protein, with translation MAAEHQPYDSDERDDLAALDFSRPDHGDDDAARVPMFTVTNPAGSVTVTTFMDGRVQQIELSSRTTDMTEPELADEIVVIAGLATQEAKSAQYSLMLEGMRDQGHDDAATRDFLTRDLDLPSPEEARAARAQIFATRYGGDDD, from the coding sequence ATGGCGGCTGAGCATCAGCCATACGATTCCGACGAGCGCGACGATCTGGCCGCGCTCGATTTCTCACGTCCCGACCACGGCGACGACGACGCCGCACGGGTGCCGATGTTCACCGTGACCAATCCAGCGGGCTCCGTGACCGTCACGACGTTCATGGATGGCCGCGTCCAGCAGATCGAATTGTCTTCGAGGACCACCGATATGACCGAACCCGAGCTCGCCGACGAAATCGTCGTCATCGCGGGCCTTGCCACGCAGGAAGCGAAGTCAGCCCAGTACTCGTTGATGCTCGAGGGCATGCGCGACCAGGGCCACGACGACGCGGCGACCCGCGACTTTCTCACCCGCGACCTGGATCTGCCATCGCCCGAGGAAGCCAGGGCGGCACGAGCGCAGATCTTCGCGACGCGCTACGGGGGCGACGATGACTGA
- a CDS encoding ESX secretion-associated protein EspG has protein sequence MSSNAQAAHPDATHVDDVVGVEVTIDGMLVIADRLGHSEFPTALGIRLNIPQPELRQIVWEQVARDLTAQGVLDVFGRPHPEVAAMVDTLSRSDRTLEGRWWRRDVGGKMIRFVVCRNGDRHVIAARDGDMIVLQRVAPQVGLAGMVTTVLGTADPADVEPLTGVASQLGECRDANQLMKYGIAPTSARAYADIIANPESWVEITAVERHPGGTFTQADVAAGVLDSRHGRIVSIPRRVNGELYGSFLPGTTENLARALDGLIGFLPSGKWFVQDSTDRAGGAEAQ, from the coding sequence ATGAGCAGCAATGCGCAAGCGGCGCATCCAGATGCCACGCATGTCGACGACGTCGTGGGCGTCGAGGTCACGATCGACGGGATGCTCGTCATCGCCGATCGCCTTGGGCACTCGGAGTTTCCGACGGCGCTGGGCATCCGGCTCAACATCCCTCAGCCCGAACTGCGCCAAATCGTCTGGGAGCAGGTCGCGCGTGACCTGACTGCGCAGGGTGTACTGGATGTGTTCGGCCGACCCCACCCCGAGGTGGCGGCCATGGTCGACACACTCAGTCGGTCCGATCGCACCCTGGAGGGACGCTGGTGGCGTCGCGACGTCGGCGGCAAGATGATCCGTTTCGTGGTGTGTCGCAACGGAGATCGACACGTCATCGCGGCACGCGACGGCGACATGATCGTCTTGCAGCGCGTCGCGCCGCAGGTCGGTCTGGCAGGCATGGTGACCACGGTCCTCGGGACAGCCGACCCCGCCGACGTCGAACCGTTGACCGGTGTCGCGAGTCAGCTGGGGGAATGCCGCGACGCGAATCAGTTGATGAAGTACGGCATCGCACCCACGTCGGCGCGTGCTTACGCTGACATCATCGCGAACCCGGAGAGCTGGGTCGAGATCACCGCGGTCGAACGCCATCCCGGTGGCACGTTCACTCAGGCCGATGTCGCTGCCGGAGTGCTCGATTCCCGGCACGGCCGAATCGTGTCGATACCGCGTCGCGTGAACGGCGAGCTTTACGGCAGCTTTCTGCCGGGCACGACGGAGAACCTTGCGCGCGCGCTCGACGGTCTGATCGGATTCCTGCCCTCCGGTAAGTGGTTCGTCCAGGACTCGACCGACCGAGCCGGTGGAGCCGAGGCGCAGTGA